The following proteins are co-located in the Bacteroidales bacterium genome:
- a CDS encoding HYR domain-containing protein, with amino-acid sequence MLRGITIQGHRPMGSPQTAALFFIFTTLLFLLPAWFNPVFAQASLSISKSASPEPVYTGNTLTYTIIIVNSGVSPAFEVTVHDTITALSNPEYRLTSSGAWYAWPGSYNFGTIPHSAPNTRTVYIRGQVALNQCTNITNTAWVSHEFTTNMIAASVESTVLDNQLPAINCPTDITIPTSGLDCYGSPTIVPAIATDNCSIASIAGVRSDGFVLSDPYPVGYTYITWTATDLSGNISNCIQTIEVLDEEFPVIDCPDDIITDTNNGLCAATVTTPNPVFSDNCEIVSLRWQLTGATVGASPATGINYLGTINFNPGQTIVTYSVEDGSGNESICTFSVTVEDNVDPIINCPNNQIVNVGPGICTYTHLNNSWNATGSDNCTIESIIYELNGATTGSGTTLNGITFGLGITTVTWTITDSNDNSAQCSFTITVLDNQNPIIVCSGNQFATTDNGVCTYTHSGTAWDAIGSDNCTNVSIVYTLSDATTGTGSSLDGVTFNIGLTNVNWTVTDLSGNSVQCNRTITVTDNENPIINCQGNQSASTDPGTCTYIHSGTAWNATGSDNCSVSSIYYTLTGATTGTGTTLHGVTFNSGNTTTIWTITDGNGNTAQCSHTITITDTEVPVIICAGNQVVNTDPGVCTYTHSGTSWNATGTDNCNIALITYSLSGATTGTGTTLNGVAFNIGITTITWTITDGAGNTAQCNHIITVTDAENPVISCTGNHTVSTNPGTCSYTHNGTTWNATGTDNCNVSSITYILSGATTGTGTTLNGLTFNLGTTTATWTIIDGNGNNAACSHTITVEDNQNPTITCAGNQSADTDPGVCAYTHSGTAWDASGSDNCSVSSITFTLTGATTGSGTTLNGITFNLGTTTATWIITDGNGNTTQCSHTIMVTDNEDPIINCPDNQSVGSDPSVCIYTHSDTAWNASGSDNCSVSSITYTLSGATTGAGTTLGGVTFNLGTTTATWTITDGSGNTAQCSHTITVTDNENPLINCAGNQSVSSDPGDCTYTHNGTTWNATGSDNCSVSSITYTLSGSTTGTGTTLGGVTFNLGATTATWTITDGSGNTAQCSHTITVTDNENPIINCASNQTVNTDPGTCSYTHIGTNWDATGSDNCTIASITFSLSGATTGTGISLNGLTFNLGTTTATWTITDGNGNTAQCSHTITVEDNENPTITCAGNQTVNTDPGTCSCTHSGTNWDPTGSDNCIIASIAFILSGATTGTGTTLNGSTFNIGTTTATWTITDGNGNTATCSHTITVEDAENPTINCQGNQSVNADPGTCTYTHNGTNWDATGSDNCNVNSISYTLSGATTGNGNSLNGVTFNLGVTTATWIITDDNGNTATCSHTITVEDNENPTIICAGNQTTDTDPGTCTYTHSGTTWDATGSDNCGVSSINYTLTGVTAGTGTSLNGVSFDLGTTTASWTITDGNGNTAICSFTITIEDNENPTIICTGNQTVNTDSGTDTYTHNGTGWNATGSDNCSVSSITYTLSGATTGTGTTLNGVTFNLGITTITWIITDGSGNTTSCSHTITVEDNEIPTISCIGNQIRNTNPGTCTYTHNGTDWDASGSDNNGVLSIIYVLSGATTGTGTSLNGVTFNLGITTATWTITDNSGNTASCSYTITVEDNEAPTILCAGDQATDTDPGTCTYTNYGTGWNASGSDNCGVNSITYTLSGATSGNGTTLNVVTFNLGTTLATWTITDNSGNTATCSHTIIVEDDEAPTISCAGNQTVDTDPGTCTYTQNGTVWNATGTDNCSINSITYALTGATAGTGTSLAGVTFNPGVTTITWTITDGSGNTTVCSHTVTVADNEDPIINCIGNQTVNTDPGVCTYTHNGAGWNATGTDNCTVSSIVYVLTGVTTGTGITLSGVIFNLGITTVTWTITDGSGNTALCSYTVTVEDNELPTINCVSDQTVSADAGVCFYTHYGTGWNATGGDNCSSTSFAYQLSGATTGSGSNLNGIAFNLGVTIVSWEVTDGFGNSMDCQFNVLVEDNEDPIIVCPSDITVYIEDNSEDYLYGLRGNGSSDFLRYDFTSDTWATISSTPAVVNGGGSLLKVGSEFYVFGGNGANNFWKYDIANDTWTTLQNTPNAVNNGGSLVYTGGNFIYAFRGGGSNNFWRYTISTNVWTSMSNAPSAVNRGGALAYTGGDFIYAFRGANTNNFWRYNIISDNWEPNSVQNAPGNVLGGGSLVYTGDNYIYALRGNGQTTFWRYDIEANTWGIRQNTPQTVSDGGSLAFDGESIYAFRGNNSSASWRYDLGSNAWQTLANTPGNVRYGGSLAFVQATPYEGCEYELSPGELGLPSTDDNCPPVASVTNDAPAILPAGVTPVTWTVTDQSGNTSTCIQNVSVVDLIPPQLHGIPADTLYLCQPLPPPPVIGVDIYATDNCDTDVAITYSQYSTQVFDGSCASVIYQIFRTWVATDDFGNTDTAVQVIDILCECCTNGIDDTGNGLIDEEDPYCPCSAPQFKIQCEITNYYFVPTIWQMNPNYDGNPNLYTNPSSFVLTSPFGTANVNVRTGDGTTYNQNFQVTQGEAVEVPLNWNLVQTPNYNVAELNRGFVIESDLLIQVIYRLEATNNKNLITIKGEQALGRRFRTGSQSNVCGTPNTQKRENHYISVMAIEDNTQVTFTFTAAMKGLPQVHTVTLNAFQTYLVIDNDNNQTVTGTLIVSTKDIAVISGNQHSARTCYSGQDGRDGDGDQLVSSCVVGTDYVVFRGIDSYNPSNSNYAVITPVAAATQVFINGSATPVATLDPGEYYTYNMPGPNGSNHYIRTSHESYCYQYGSVQSNGEIGMAIAAPIYGCNGDKYIEFLKFPNSTTNTLTIVILNEGLSSLRLNDVHYSAYTTANAIPGLPTHKTVTFSNNVLANYNVVESDEYFHAAQFVGNVAGGTFGYLTSFKDKVDVFHPETLQPTVQYFVDTICGGVTYEHCLTAHSCAGDHYISNIIQGNNTGGLAIYPNSVCFAYTGLMGFHGVDSIVVMVSDQLGFTQPVCLSFYVCGLPPVLIPPPGLAIDYACHEDVAEPFSTLDEFLAAGGLAYTICDTMVVETFAFAGEVSDSETCPETITRTYQIENECGHIGTCEQIIVVHDTIPPTFSLPADTIYCVEDLIDALYNPDGIYPIDDLTYPRPDYYLHLPGNTILDLINLDDNCTDPEDLIIEWQIDFEDNGSIDETGTGQLSEPPPIYFPLGINTIHFTVTDECGNSNSQTLIMVVRPRPDIEDDF; translated from the coding sequence ATGTTAAGGGGCATTACCATACAAGGCCATCGGCCAATGGGTAGTCCGCAAACCGCGGCTCTTTTTTTCATTTTTACAACTCTCCTGTTTCTTTTACCTGCCTGGTTTAACCCAGTATTTGCGCAAGCTTCACTAAGCATTTCAAAAAGTGCGTCACCAGAGCCAGTGTACACAGGCAATACACTTACCTACACAATTATCATTGTTAATTCCGGGGTTTCTCCGGCTTTTGAGGTTACAGTACATGATACAATTACGGCTTTAAGCAACCCTGAATATCGCTTAACAAGTTCAGGAGCCTGGTATGCATGGCCAGGGTCTTATAATTTTGGCACCATTCCACACTCAGCTCCCAACACACGAACCGTATACATCCGTGGCCAGGTTGCACTCAACCAGTGCACTAATATAACAAATACTGCCTGGGTTTCTCATGAGTTTACCACTAATATGATAGCAGCCTCAGTAGAAAGTACCGTCCTTGACAATCAGCTGCCAGCGATCAACTGCCCCACCGATATTACAATTCCAACATCAGGACTTGATTGTTATGGTTCTCCTACAATTGTCCCAGCCATTGCAACTGATAATTGCAGCATCGCATCTATTGCCGGGGTAAGAAGTGATGGCTTTGTCTTGTCCGATCCTTACCCGGTTGGATATACCTATATAACCTGGACAGCAACCGATCTTTCCGGAAACATAAGTAATTGTATACAAACTATTGAAGTTCTTGATGAAGAATTTCCAGTCATTGATTGCCCTGACGATATTATTACGGATACCAATAATGGTTTATGCGCTGCAACAGTTACTACACCCAATCCGGTTTTTTCTGATAATTGTGAGATTGTTAGCCTGAGATGGCAGCTCACTGGTGCTACCGTTGGAGCATCTCCGGCAACCGGGATAAACTACCTTGGCACAATTAATTTTAATCCCGGGCAGACTATCGTGACTTACAGTGTTGAAGACGGATCGGGAAATGAAAGCATTTGTACTTTTTCTGTAACAGTTGAAGACAATGTGGACCCTATTATCAACTGCCCTAATAACCAAATTGTAAATGTGGGCCCGGGGATATGTACCTACACACATTTAAATAATAGCTGGAATGCCACCGGGTCCGATAATTGCACAATAGAATCAATAATTTATGAACTCAATGGTGCCACAACCGGATCGGGTACAACACTCAATGGTATAACCTTCGGCTTAGGCATCACAACAGTAACATGGACTATCACCGATAGTAATGATAACTCTGCACAATGTTCTTTTACTATCACGGTTCTGGATAACCAAAATCCAATTATTGTATGCAGTGGGAACCAATTTGCAACAACAGATAATGGTGTTTGTACTTACACGCACAGTGGAACTGCCTGGGATGCCATTGGATCAGACAATTGCACGAACGTTTCAATTGTCTATACCCTTAGCGATGCCACCACCGGAACCGGCTCGTCACTTGATGGCGTAACCTTCAACATAGGGCTCACAAACGTAAACTGGACGGTTACAGATTTAAGCGGCAACTCTGTGCAATGCAACCGCACAATAACAGTAACTGACAATGAAAATCCTATTATCAATTGCCAGGGCAACCAGTCTGCCAGCACCGATCCCGGAACATGTACCTACATCCATAGCGGCACAGCATGGAATGCCACTGGCAGCGACAATTGTAGTGTTAGCTCTATTTACTATACGCTCACAGGTGCTACAACCGGCACAGGGACCACGCTTCACGGCGTTACATTTAATTCCGGGAACACCACTACTATATGGACAATAACAGATGGCAATGGCAACACCGCCCAATGCAGCCACACCATTACAATAACCGACACAGAAGTTCCTGTAATTATCTGTGCCGGAAACCAGGTTGTAAACACTGATCCAGGAGTTTGCACATACACCCACAGCGGTACAAGCTGGAACGCAACCGGAACTGACAATTGCAATATCGCATTAATCACATATTCCCTCAGCGGAGCAACCACTGGCACAGGCACAACGTTGAATGGTGTAGCATTTAACATAGGCATTACCACAATTACATGGACGATTACTGATGGTGCTGGTAATACTGCTCAATGCAATCACATAATCACTGTTACGGATGCTGAAAATCCAGTCATTAGTTGTACTGGTAATCATACAGTGAGCACAAATCCCGGTACATGTTCTTACACCCACAATGGTACCACCTGGAATGCCACCGGAACAGACAACTGTAATGTGAGTTCCATTACTTATATACTGTCAGGCGCCACAACAGGAACTGGCACCACCCTCAATGGTTTAACCTTCAACCTGGGAACCACAACAGCAACCTGGACAATTATTGATGGGAATGGCAATAATGCGGCATGCAGTCATACCATCACAGTTGAGGACAATCAAAACCCAACGATTACTTGTGCCGGCAACCAGAGTGCAGACACTGATCCTGGCGTCTGCGCTTACACCCACAGCGGCACGGCCTGGGATGCCAGCGGATCAGACAACTGCAGTGTGAGCAGCATCACCTTTACTTTAACCGGAGCTACCACAGGTTCGGGAACCACCCTTAACGGCATCACCTTCAACCTTGGCACCACTACCGCTACCTGGATCATTACCGACGGCAATGGCAATACTACACAATGCAGCCACACCATCATGGTAACGGACAACGAAGACCCTATAATTAACTGTCCAGACAATCAATCTGTGGGTTCTGATCCCTCGGTTTGCATTTATACTCATAGCGATACAGCGTGGAATGCCAGCGGATCAGACAATTGTAGTGTGAGCAGTATCACTTACACCTTGAGCGGTGCCACTACCGGAGCAGGAACCACTCTTGGTGGAGTAACATTTAATTTGGGAACCACCACTGCAACCTGGACCATCACCGATGGAAGCGGCAACACCGCACAATGCAGTCATACCATCACGGTAACCGACAATGAAAATCCTCTTATTAACTGTGCTGGCAATCAGTCTGTAAGTTCTGATCCCGGAGATTGCACCTACACGCATAACGGCACAACATGGAATGCTACCGGATCCGACAATTGCAGTGTAAGCAGCATCACCTACACCTTGAGTGGGTCCACCACAGGAACAGGAACCACTCTTGGTGGAGTAACATTTAATTTGGGAGCCACCACTGCAACATGGACCATCACAGATGGCAGCGGCAACACTGCTCAATGCAGCCATACGATCACGGTAACAGACAATGAAAACCCAATAATTAACTGTGCCAGCAACCAGACTGTTAATACCGATCCCGGAACTTGTAGCTATACCCACATTGGTACGAACTGGGATGCAACAGGATCAGATAATTGCACAATCGCATCAATCACATTTTCACTTAGCGGGGCTACAACAGGCACTGGGATATCGCTCAATGGATTGACTTTCAACCTTGGCACAACTACTGCTACATGGACCATCACCGATGGAAACGGCAACACTGCCCAATGCAGCCATACCATCACAGTAGAAGACAATGAGAATCCCACCATCACTTGTGCTGGCAACCAGACCGTAAACACCGATCCTGGAACCTGTAGTTGTACCCATAGTGGTACAAACTGGGATCCAACAGGTTCAGATAACTGCATAATCGCATCAATTGCCTTTATATTAAGTGGAGCTACAACCGGCACCGGAACAACTCTTAATGGTTCAACCTTCAATATTGGCACAACAACAGCTACATGGACAATTACCGATGGAAACGGTAACACTGCCACATGCAGTCATACAATTACAGTTGAGGATGCCGAAAACCCTACCATCAATTGTCAAGGCAACCAGTCAGTGAATGCTGATCCGGGCACTTGTACCTACACACATAACGGCACAAACTGGGATGCAACCGGTTCGGACAACTGCAACGTTAATAGCATCAGCTACACCCTTTCCGGCGCTACAACAGGTAACGGCAATTCCCTAAATGGTGTAACATTCAACCTGGGCGTCACTACTGCCACCTGGATTATCACGGATGACAATGGCAACACGGCAACATGCAGCCATACCATCACCGTTGAAGATAATGAAAACCCAACGATCATTTGTGCAGGAAATCAAACCACAGACACCGATCCCGGCACATGTACCTATACCCACAGCGGAACTACATGGGATGCTACCGGATCAGACAACTGCGGTGTGAGCAGTATCAATTATACTCTTACTGGAGTAACAGCCGGTACCGGCACTTCACTTAACGGAGTAAGCTTCGACCTTGGAACCACGACGGCCTCCTGGACCATCACTGATGGAAATGGTAACACTGCAATTTGTAGCTTTACGATCACCATAGAAGACAATGAAAACCCCACTATAATTTGTACCGGCAACCAAACTGTAAATACCGATTCGGGAACCGACACCTACACTCACAACGGAACAGGCTGGAACGCCACCGGATCAGACAATTGCAGCGTAAGCTCCATTACTTACACGCTCTCAGGAGCTACTACCGGAACCGGCACCACGCTGAACGGCGTCACATTCAACCTGGGAATTACCACCATAACTTGGATAATCACCGATGGAAGTGGTAACACAACAAGCTGCAGCCATACCATAACAGTAGAAGATAACGAAATCCCTACGATCAGCTGCATAGGAAATCAAATTAGAAACACCAATCCAGGGACATGTACCTATACACATAACGGTACAGACTGGGATGCCAGCGGATCAGACAACAATGGAGTTCTCTCCATTATATATGTATTATCAGGTGCGACCACCGGCACGGGCACTTCTCTAAACGGTGTTACCTTCAATCTGGGCATAACCACGGCTACCTGGACTATCACCGATAACAGCGGCAACACAGCAAGCTGCAGCTACACTATCACGGTAGAAGACAATGAAGCTCCCACGATCTTATGTGCCGGAGATCAGGCTACAGATACTGATCCGGGAACATGCACCTATACTAACTACGGTACAGGCTGGAATGCCAGCGGATCAGATAATTGCGGAGTAAACTCCATTACCTACACCCTCTCCGGCGCCACCAGCGGCAATGGCACTACACTTAATGTTGTGACCTTCAACCTGGGTACGACTTTAGCTACCTGGACCATCACCGATAACAGTGGCAACACTGCAACTTGCAGCCATACTATTATTGTAGAAGATGATGAAGCCCCCACGATTTCCTGTGCCGGCAACCAAACTGTTGATACTGATCCGGGAACCTGCACATACACTCAGAATGGTACTGTCTGGAATGCCACCGGAACAGACAACTGTAGTATCAACTCAATCACGTATGCGCTTACCGGCGCTACCGCAGGTACCGGCACATCCCTCGCCGGAGTTACATTTAACCCGGGCGTAACCACGATCACCTGGACTATCACCGATGGCAGTGGAAATACAACCGTATGCAGCCATACCGTTACCGTGGCAGATAATGAAGATCCTATTATTAATTGTATAGGGAACCAAACAGTCAATACCGATCCTGGAGTTTGTACCTATACTCACAACGGTGCAGGCTGGAATGCAACAGGAACAGACAATTGCACTGTGAGTTCGATTGTCTATGTGTTAACAGGCGTCACCACTGGCACAGGTATCACATTGTCAGGCGTGATCTTTAACCTTGGCATTACCACTGTTACTTGGACAATTACCGATGGCAGCGGCAACACTGCTTTATGCAGTTATACAGTAACGGTTGAAGACAACGAACTTCCAACTATTAATTGTGTAAGCGACCAAACAGTAAGCGCTGATGCAGGAGTGTGTTTTTACACACATTATGGAACAGGATGGAATGCTACCGGCGGAGACAACTGTAGTTCCACTTCATTTGCTTACCAGTTAAGTGGTGCCACTACCGGATCAGGTTCAAACTTAAATGGAATTGCCTTTAATCTCGGAGTTACCATAGTTAGCTGGGAGGTTACTGATGGATTTGGTAATTCAATGGATTGCCAGTTTAATGTTCTTGTAGAAGATAACGAAGACCCTATTATCGTATGCCCCTCCGATATTACAGTATATATTGAGGACAATAGCGAAGATTATCTCTATGGTCTCAGGGGGAATGGTTCATCGGATTTTTTAAGGTATGATTTTACATCTGATACCTGGGCAACTATAAGTTCGACACCAGCAGTGGTGAATGGCGGAGGCTCTTTGCTTAAGGTTGGCAGTGAATTCTATGTCTTTGGAGGAAATGGAGCAAACAATTTCTGGAAATATGATATTGCCAACGACACATGGACCACACTACAAAACACTCCCAATGCAGTAAATAACGGCGGTTCATTGGTGTATACCGGCGGCAATTTTATTTATGCATTCAGAGGGGGAGGTTCTAATAACTTTTGGAGATATACCATCAGTACAAATGTATGGACCTCAATGTCTAATGCTCCATCTGCAGTAAACAGGGGCGGGGCACTGGCATATACCGGCGGGGACTTCATATATGCCTTCAGGGGTGCAAATACAAATAATTTCTGGAGATACAATATAATTAGTGATAACTGGGAGCCTAATTCTGTCCAGAACGCACCTGGCAATGTTCTGGGCGGTGGTTCGCTGGTTTACACAGGCGACAACTATATTTATGCGCTTAGAGGGAATGGGCAGACTACTTTCTGGAGATATGACATTGAAGCCAATACCTGGGGCATCAGGCAAAATACGCCGCAAACAGTAAGTGATGGTGGATCACTTGCTTTCGATGGGGAGTCAATCTATGCATTCAGAGGCAATAACAGCAGCGCATCCTGGCGCTATGATCTTGGCTCGAATGCCTGGCAAACACTTGCAAACACTCCGGGAAATGTCCGTTATGGAGGATCACTGGCTTTTGTTCAAGCCACTCCCTATGAAGGTTGTGAGTATGAGCTGTCGCCCGGTGAACTGGGTTTGCCTTCAACAGATGACAACTGTCCTCCGGTTGCGAGTGTGACCAACGATGCACCTGCAATCCTGCCGGCAGGGGTTACTCCGGTTACATGGACAGTAACAGACCAATCGGGCAATACTTCAACCTGCATCCAAAATGTCTCGGTTGTGGATCTGATCCCCCCGCAATTGCATGGCATACCTGCAGACACACTTTATCTGTGCCAGCCATTGCCACCACCCCCAGTTATTGGAGTTGATATTTATGCCACCGACAACTGTGATACCGACGTTGCTATAACCTATTCACAATATAGCACGCAGGTGTTTGATGGGAGCTGTGCATCGGTTATTTACCAGATTTTCAGAACATGGGTAGCAACTGATGATTTCGGAAATACTGACACTGCGGTGCAGGTTATTGATATCCTTTGCGAATGCTGCACAAATGGAATTGACGATACTGGCAATGGTTTAATAGATGAAGAAGATCCTTATTGCCCATGCAGCGCCCCTCAATTCAAGATACAGTGCGAAATTACCAATTACTATTTTGTACCCACTATATGGCAAATGAATCCCAACTATGATGGAAATCCAAACCTTTATACAAACCCTTCAAGTTTTGTGTTGACATCTCCTTTCGGTACTGCTAATGTTAATGTGAGAACCGGAGACGGAACCACCTACAATCAAAACTTTCAGGTAACACAAGGCGAGGCGGTTGAAGTTCCTTTAAACTGGAATCTTGTGCAAACACCAAATTACAACGTTGCGGAGCTCAACAGAGGCTTTGTGATTGAATCCGACTTACTCATACAGGTCATTTATCGCCTTGAAGCAACCAATAATAAAAACCTAATTACCATTAAAGGAGAGCAGGCTTTGGGCAGAAGGTTCCGGACCGGCAGCCAATCCAATGTTTGCGGTACACCCAATACTCAAAAACGTGAGAACCATTATATCTCAGTAATGGCTATTGAAGACAATACTCAGGTTACCTTCACCTTCACTGCTGCTATGAAAGGTTTACCCCAGGTACACACAGTTACGCTTAATGCATTCCAAACCTACCTTGTAATTGATAACGATAATAACCAAACCGTTACCGGAACACTCATAGTTTCCACCAAGGATATTGCAGTTATAAGCGGCAATCAACATTCAGCAAGAACATGCTATTCTGGTCAGGATGGCAGAGATGGTGATGGCGACCAATTGGTCTCTTCCTGTGTGGTTGGTACTGACTATGTTGTGTTCAGAGGGATAGACTCTTACAACCCCAGTAATTCAAACTATGCGGTAATAACACCGGTAGCTGCTGCGACGCAGGTATTTATAAATGGCAGTGCCACACCGGTTGCAACATTGGATCCAGGCGAATATTATACTTACAATATGCCAGGCCCCAATGGTTCGAACCATTACATACGCACCAGCCATGAATCATATTGCTATCAATACGGTAGCGTGCAAAGTAATGGCGAAATAGGAATGGCTATAGCTGCACCTATTTATGGCTGTAATGGCGATAAATACATTGAGTTTTTGAAATTCCCCAATTCCACAACCAACACTTTAACCATTGTTATTTTAAATGAAGGGCTTTCCTCCCTCAGATTAAACGATGTTCATTATTCTGCCTATACTACTGCCAATGCAATTCCTGGCCTGCCCACCCACAAAACAGTTACATTTAGCAACAATGTTTTAGCGAACTACAATGTTGTTGAGTCAGACGAGTACTTCCATGCGGCTCAGTTTGTTGGCAATGTTGCAGGGGGAACTTTCGGCTATCTTACAAGTTTCAAAGACAAGGTTGATGTTTTCCATCCCGAAACTTTGCAGCCTACCGTTCAGTATTTTGTAGACACAATCTGCGGTGGGGTAACGTATGAGCACTGCCTTACCGCACATAGTTGCGCCGGCGACCATTACATCAGCAATATCATCCAGGGTAACAATACCGGTGGATTGGCCATTTATCCGAACAGTGTTTGCTTTGCATACACAGGGTTGATGGGATTTCATGGCGTGGATAGCATTGTTGTGATGGTATCCGATCAGCTTGGGTTTACCCAGCCTGTTTGCTTGTCATTTTATGTTTGCGGCTTACCACCTGTTTTGATCCCACCCCCGGGTTTAGCCATTGACTATGCGTGCCATGAGGATGTTGCTGAACCTTTTAGCACCCTGGATGAGTTTCTTGCTGCAGGCGGTTTGGCCTATACCATCTGCGATACAATGGTAGTTGAAACTTTTGCCTTTGCGGGTGAAGTTAGCGATAGTGAAACCTGTCCGGAAACTATCACCCGAACCTACCAGATTGAAAATGAATGCGGCCATATTGGCACCTGTGAACAGATTATTGTGGTTCACGATACAATTCCCCCAACTTTCTCTTTGCCTGCTGATACTATCTATTGCGTTGAAGACTTGATAGATGCCTTATACAACCCAGATGGTATTTATCCGATAGATGACCTTACTTATCCGCGTCCCGATTATTACCTGCACCTGCCTGGAAACACAATACTCGACCTTATAAACTTGGATGATAATTGTACAGATCCGGAGGACCTGATCATTGAATGGCAGATTGATTTCGAAGATAACGGATCAATTGATGAAACCGGAACCGGCCAGTTGAGTGAACCGCCACCAATATATTTCCCCTTGGGCATTAACACAATACACTTTACAGTGACCGATGAATGTGGCAACTCCAACAGCCAGACACTGATCATGGTGGTACGGCCACGGCCT